ACCAAGAAGACCATGAGATGTTCCATTGCTTTCTACTAAGAATTGTTTACCAATCGGTTTTGCGCCAAATTGTTCAAAATTCCCTACAGCATCTTTTTTATGAGTAAAGTCGGTTGCTTTATTTTCCATTAGGCCTTGATCAACTCGTTTTTTTGCTTCATCACTTAATAATCTATAAACATTTGGTGCAGCATATGTTGTTGTATGACAATTTCTTTCTGCCGCTACATATTGAGCTTCTGCGGCTCCTTTACTATGTCCAGTAGTATGAACAGAAGTCGGTTCATATTTTTTATTCACTTTATCCACAAATTCTAGCGCACTGTCAAATGATGTAGGGAATTTTTGTATCTCTCCACCTACTACACCCCATTTTTCTTTCATTCCAAGCGTAATTTGATCTATGTCTGTAGATAGATCTCCATCAAATTTACCAAATTCTGTTCCGCGGAATGAATAGATAATCTCATCATATTGTGTTCTGCTTGGATCATAATCTTTGGCAGGTACGACAGCGATAGCTTGCAGCCCGTTTTTTTCTTCGGTTTTATCGGTTTTATTGGTATCAATGCATTCTATAACTCTCCAAACTTTACCGTTACTTCCTTCTATTTTCGCTCCTACTTCTAAATAATCATCATCATAAACTTGATCTGATAGCTGGTAATAATCTTCATCTGTGGCAATCGAATTTTCTTCGAATTCATTCATATGTTTCAACTCATTTCATGGTATATTTTTACTATATCCAAAATTAAGGGGATTCCAAATGAAAAAAAAATTGGCAATAATATTATCCATTATTTGTATTATAACAGGAGGTTATCTAACAATGGAATATGCGAAGAAAAAAGAAAAAGAGGAACAATTTTGGAAGAAGCAAGAAGTACGGATAGAAAAATATATTCGTTATAATGTGAATGATGTGAAATCTATTACATTTACAAAAAGGGAGATTACTCCTATGGGAGTACCGCATATAAAGGGATATATAAATAAAAATGAGAAATTATGGTTTGTAGCGAGTGTTAGTACAACGAAAAATTTTGAGGATAAATTCGGATGTTCTGGTGAGTTATATGATAATTACATGAAAAAACCAGAAAAATCGGTATCAGAAATAGAAAAAGAGGAAAAAGAAAAGAAGCAAGAGTAACTAAACATAAATGAGAATATAGATAAAATGCTATTTTTTAAAGGTCTCTCGACTTGTCTGAGGGATCTTTTGTTTTTTACGTTCTAAAACGGTTTCATAACTTATAATTTTTGATATAGGGAGAATACAAGTGAATACAAGAGAAAATATGATGAATATTCTATACATGCTCGGTTAACATAACGGGTTCTGGTGCAAAAATAGAATAAAAGATAATAAAGCGCATAGATTCCTAACGGAATCGTATCTTATGCTGCAAGTCCAAACAATTGATGGATGAATTCTTTCTGGTTTTGGACAGACTGGTCCCGTAAATTAACCTGTTCTTTTTTAATCATATGCATGGCTTCTACTCCAGAAAGAATGGATGTAGCTGTGTCAAAACATTTGAACCCTAGCATAGAACGAATTCGCTTCTTTATAAAGCGATGATCTTGTTCTACTATGTTATTCAAGTACTTTTGTTGTCTAAGTCGCATACCACCAGGTATGCTTTTTTCTTTTTTCAACTGTTCAATCGCTATAGGGTAAGCTGGATTTTTATCGACTGTTATAACACGAGGTTTTGAAACATGAAAAGACTGCAAGGCCTTCTTGAAAAAGCGCTTTGCAGCCTTCTGGTCTCTTGTTTTGCTCAGGTAAAAATCGATTGTATTTCCTTTCGAATCAACAGCACGATACAGGTACATCCATTGACCTTTTACTTTGATATATGTTTCATCGACTCTCCAGGAGTCACTTGTTTGTTTAAGGTGACGTCGGATTCGTTTGTCCAATTCAGGACCGTACTGATGAACCCAACGCATAATCGTTGTATGAGAAATGGATAAGCCCCGTTCCTCCATCATTTCCACTAAATCACGAAAACTGAGGTTGTACCGTAGGTACCATCTTACCGTTAACAAAATAATATCAGGCTGATAATGCTTCCATTTGAATACATTTTCCTTTTCCATACCAATCACACACCTTCTTTAGATTAGTAGTATCAGTATGTCCAAGATTTGTAGATTTATTGCAATTGTCCTGAAGTTTTTGCACCAGAACCTTAAAAATAAAGTTAAAGAATTTCAGGCTTTTACACTTTTACCTGCTGATGGTATTGCTGAAAAACAAACCTGGTTATCAGCATTAGTTAGTACGGGTGATCCAGAAAGAAAAGGTACAGCATGTGATTGTATCACAACTATCACTTCTGCGAGAGCTAAAGCACTAAAGAGTCAAGGGTATAAAACGGTTGGAAGATATTTGGTGAATGTTCCTGGTGGAATCAATAAAAAAGTTCAACCTGGTGAATTAAACACGATTTTGTCAGAGGGTTTAACTGTGTTTCCTATCTATCAATCTTTAGGTAATAAACTAAGCTATTTTAACGCTTATCAAGGTGCAAAAGATGCTCGAGAGGCTATGGAAGCAGCGAATGGTTATGGTTTTGGCGAGGGTACAACCATTTACTTTGCAGTAGACTTTGATGCTTATGATGAACATGTTTCAAGTAGTATTATCCCCTATTTCCAAGCTGTTCATAATAAAATGAAGGCACTGGGAGGCAAATACAAGGTCGGTATCTACGGAACAAGAAATGTTTGTAGTCGTGTATCAAAAGTAGGCTATGCTGTAAGTAGTTTTGTAAGTGGTATGTCAACAGGTTTTAGTGGTAATTTAGGATATCCTCTTCCTAAAAATTGGGCATTTGATCAAATTTCTACTATTAAAATTGGTAGTGGTGAAGGTACAATAGAAATTGATAATGATATCCAATCGGGGATTGATAAGGGAGTTAGTGTTGTATATCCACCTGTAAAAATAACACATAAAGATGATGTTTATTTACCAAATGAATCTATTTCTTCTTTCAAAAAAGATCTAGTAAAAGAAGCAAAAGAACAGTTAGCAGTTCTTACAGAACTCAAAGCTCTTCGTACTCCAGAGGAAGCCATAGATATTATTGTAAAATATGATAAGTTACTGACGAATGTAAGTCAAATCTATAGCATGAGAAAGGCAATGATTCAATCAGTATTATTTAGAGAGTTGTTTTGCTATGGTGTAGATGATCAAATAGGAGATGGTTTGGTTAAAACATATTTTGAGTTTAAAGAAGATTATGAAAAATAGGAAAAATTACCTGATGCTGTTAAGATAATTACCCCTCCGCCTGTAGCATCGCCCGTTATGAAAGAAGATAGTAGTACTGGATTAGGTCAAATTTTTGCTGCTACTGCTATTGATTCAATTAATTATGCCGTTACTATTAAGTTGATTAGTGACAAAACCTACGAAACAAGTAATTGGAAAGATCGGAAATACATTTGGTTTAAATTAAAAGACGATGAAGAGTTTAATCTTAAAACTTGTGCATTAGTACTTGTCCGAGCAGCGAATCAAGTAGGATTAAAAGATAATTATTATGATTATGATGTAAATCAAATAAAGAAAGCACTAGCAAGGTATAATGGAACAGATGATAGAGCAGTAAAATATGGGAATAATGTATATAAACTTTACCTAGCTTTTGAGAAATATAATCAACCAGCGAGAGAAAAATAGTATTTATTATCTGATATGAAAGGGAAGTATATAAATGAAATTGATATTTGTACTTTTAAATGTATGTGTTAACTCAATTTTAGCAATCCTACTTCCGTACACTACAATATTTATTTTTACTTGTATTTATTATATAGGCACTATCATTGGTTATT
The DNA window shown above is from Bacillus pseudomycoides and carries:
- a CDS encoding cytoplasmic protein, producing MNEFEENSIATDEDYYQLSDQVYDDDYLEVGAKIEGSNGKVWRVIECIDTNKTDKTEEKNGLQAIAVVPAKDYDPSRTQYDEIIYSFRGTEFGKFDGDLSTDIDQITLGMKEKWGVVGGEIQKFPTSFDSALEFVDKVNKKYEPTSVHTTGHSKGAAEAQYVAAERNCHTTTYAAPNVYRLLSDEAKKRVDQGLMENKATDFTHKKDAVGNFEQFGAKPIGKQFLVESNGTSHGLLGLLFMGEHPMDTFEGMFHSDGRAILESKSDGVIQQAKGTEIQLKVEDIKQIARDLKNEIEDINQKITEASQKIINVLHQSPASVDGNLINTITYAVYGFQRGYMEPLHSVADFIDQKANEFERVDNQG
- a CDS encoding DUF1433 domain-containing protein, with the protein product MKKKLAIILSIICIITGGYLTMEYAKKKEKEEQFWKKQEVRIEKYIRYNVNDVKSITFTKREITPMGVPHIKGYINKNEKLWFVASVSTTKNFEDKFGCSGELYDNYMKKPEKSVSEIEKEEKEKKQE
- a CDS encoding IS6 family transposase, with product MEKENVFKWKHYQPDIILLTVRWYLRYNLSFRDLVEMMEERGLSISHTTIMRWVHQYGPELDKRIRRHLKQTSDSWRVDETYIKVKGQWMYLYRAVDSKGNTIDFYLSKTRDQKAAKRFFKKALQSFHVSKPRVITVDKNPAYPIAIEQLKKEKSIPGGMRLRQQKYLNNIVEQDHRFIKKRIRSMLGFKCFDTATSILSGVEAMHMIKKEQVNLRDQSVQNQKEFIHQLFGLAA